From Acinonyx jubatus isolate Ajub_Pintada_27869175 chromosome B2, VMU_Ajub_asm_v1.0, whole genome shotgun sequence, a single genomic window includes:
- the KCTD20 gene encoding BTB/POZ domain-containing protein KCTD20 isoform X2 produces the protein MPANLQFPHIMPLPEDIKGSCFQNGNKRNHEPFMAPERFGNSTVGFGSNVHSQAPEKVTLLVDGTRFVVNPQIFTAHPDTMLGRMFGPGREYNFTRPNEKGEYEIAEGISATVFRTVLDYYKTGIINCPDGISIPDLRDTCDYLCINFDFNTIRCQDLSALLHELSNDGAHKQFDHYLEELILPIMVGCAKKGERECHIVVLTDEDSVDWDEDHPPPMGEEYSQILYSSKLYRFFKYIENRDVAKTVLKERGLKNIRIGIEGYPTCKEKIKRRPGGRSEVIYNYVQRPFIQMSWEKEEGKSRHVDFQCVRSKSLTNLVAAGEDVLEDQEILMHHPPQVDELDRLNAPLSQMASNDFQD, from the exons ATG CCAGCAAATCTCCAGTTCCCTCACATAATGCCACTTCCCGAAGACATCAAAGGCTCCTGCTTCCAAAATGGGAATAAACGGAACCATGAACCCTTTATGGCTCCAGAACGATTTGGAAACAGCACTGTGGGCTTTGGCAGTAACGTTCATTCCCAGGCGCCAGAGAAAGTGACACTTCTTGTAGATGGCACACGTTTTGTTGTGAATCCACAAATTTTCACTGCTCATCCGGATACCATGTTGGGAAG AATGTTTGGACCAGGAAGAGAGTACAACTTCACTCGGCCCAATGAGAAGGGAGAGTATGAGATTGCTGAAGGAATCAGTGCAACCGTATTTCGAACCGTGCTG GATTATTACAAAACTGGTATCATTAATTGTCCGGATGGCATCTCTATTCCAGACCTTAGAGATACATGTGATTATCTCTGCATAAACTTTGACTTCAACACTATCCGATGTCAAGATCTGA GCGCTTTACTGCATGAACTGTCTAATGATGGTGCTCACAAGCAGTTTGACCACTACCTCGAAGAGTTGATCTTGCCCATCATGGTGGGCTGTGCCAAGAAAGGGGAGCGAGAGTGCCACATCGTCGTGCTGACGGATGAGGATTCTGTGGACTGGGATGAAGACCACCCCCCTCCCATGGGGGAGGAATATTCCCAAA ttctttataGCTCCAAGCTCTATAGATTCTTCAAATATATTGAGAATCGTGATGTCGCTAAAACAGTGTTAAAGGAGCGGGGCCTGAAAAACATTCGCATTGGAATTGAAG gTTATCCTAcctgtaaagaaaaaattaagagaagacCTGGTGGCCGATCTGAAGTAATCTATAATTATGTGCAGCGCCCCTTTATCCAGATGTcatgggaaaaggaagaagggaagagtcGCCACGTGGATTTCCAGTGTGTCCGAAGCAAATCCCTCACTAATCTGGTGGCTGCTGGAGAAGACGTCTTAGAGGACCAGGAGATATTAATGCACCACCCACCCCAAGTGGATGAACTTGACCGGCTGAATGCCCCACTTTCTCAGATGGCTTCTAATGACTTTCAAGATTAG
- the KCTD20 gene encoding BTB/POZ domain-containing protein KCTD20 isoform X1, with amino-acid sequence MNVHRGSESDRLLRQEAGCLTDESPAAAQEKETNSPASSGLQNLTYPLGPRSDDLSLDYASQPANLQFPHIMPLPEDIKGSCFQNGNKRNHEPFMAPERFGNSTVGFGSNVHSQAPEKVTLLVDGTRFVVNPQIFTAHPDTMLGRMFGPGREYNFTRPNEKGEYEIAEGISATVFRTVLDYYKTGIINCPDGISIPDLRDTCDYLCINFDFNTIRCQDLSALLHELSNDGAHKQFDHYLEELILPIMVGCAKKGERECHIVVLTDEDSVDWDEDHPPPMGEEYSQILYSSKLYRFFKYIENRDVAKTVLKERGLKNIRIGIEGYPTCKEKIKRRPGGRSEVIYNYVQRPFIQMSWEKEEGKSRHVDFQCVRSKSLTNLVAAGEDVLEDQEILMHHPPQVDELDRLNAPLSQMASNDFQD; translated from the exons ATGAATGTTCACCGTGGCAGTGAGAGCGACAGGTTATTGCGGCAGGAGGCTGGCTGCCTAACGGATGAAAGCCCAGCTGCGgcacaagagaaagaaacaaatagcCCGGCTTCTTCTGGTCTTCAGAACCTTACTTATCCTCTAGGCCCCAGGAGCGATG ACCTTTCACTTGACTATGCCTCTCAGCCAGCAAATCTCCAGTTCCCTCACATAATGCCACTTCCCGAAGACATCAAAGGCTCCTGCTTCCAAAATGGGAATAAACGGAACCATGAACCCTTTATGGCTCCAGAACGATTTGGAAACAGCACTGTGGGCTTTGGCAGTAACGTTCATTCCCAGGCGCCAGAGAAAGTGACACTTCTTGTAGATGGCACACGTTTTGTTGTGAATCCACAAATTTTCACTGCTCATCCGGATACCATGTTGGGAAG AATGTTTGGACCAGGAAGAGAGTACAACTTCACTCGGCCCAATGAGAAGGGAGAGTATGAGATTGCTGAAGGAATCAGTGCAACCGTATTTCGAACCGTGCTG GATTATTACAAAACTGGTATCATTAATTGTCCGGATGGCATCTCTATTCCAGACCTTAGAGATACATGTGATTATCTCTGCATAAACTTTGACTTCAACACTATCCGATGTCAAGATCTGA GCGCTTTACTGCATGAACTGTCTAATGATGGTGCTCACAAGCAGTTTGACCACTACCTCGAAGAGTTGATCTTGCCCATCATGGTGGGCTGTGCCAAGAAAGGGGAGCGAGAGTGCCACATCGTCGTGCTGACGGATGAGGATTCTGTGGACTGGGATGAAGACCACCCCCCTCCCATGGGGGAGGAATATTCCCAAA ttctttataGCTCCAAGCTCTATAGATTCTTCAAATATATTGAGAATCGTGATGTCGCTAAAACAGTGTTAAAGGAGCGGGGCCTGAAAAACATTCGCATTGGAATTGAAG gTTATCCTAcctgtaaagaaaaaattaagagaagacCTGGTGGCCGATCTGAAGTAATCTATAATTATGTGCAGCGCCCCTTTATCCAGATGTcatgggaaaaggaagaagggaagagtcGCCACGTGGATTTCCAGTGTGTCCGAAGCAAATCCCTCACTAATCTGGTGGCTGCTGGAGAAGACGTCTTAGAGGACCAGGAGATATTAATGCACCACCCACCCCAAGTGGATGAACTTGACCGGCTGAATGCCCCACTTTCTCAGATGGCTTCTAATGACTTTCAAGATTAG